One Scyliorhinus canicula chromosome 14, sScyCan1.1, whole genome shotgun sequence genomic region harbors:
- the LOC119977475 gene encoding uncharacterized protein LOC119977475 isoform X2, which produces MEKPQLVLLVFGLLAAEWPPAAALPNGAPLGACGSMAPQHNNISPQPGPNPHSIQTQNLKPNVQVHLDGPFYKGILLEARYPNGTTAVGTWQTAPADTKTIRSDCCSEQSSLLAELEIRNNLCWLFRIFDEPVWICCCCHVHGSRVSCILSSNTIVCKLHLGFFFTNVFCSSNYCIV; this is translated from the exons ATGGAGAAGCCGCAACTTGTCCTCCTTGTCTTCGGCCTGTTGGCTGCTGAGTGGCCGCCAGCCGCAGCCTTGCCCAACGGCGCTCCGCTCGGTGCCTGCGGCTCGATGGCTCCGCAACACAACAACATCTCCCCTCAGCCCGGACCAAACCCTCATTCCATCCAGACCCAGAACCTCAAGCCAAACGTCCAAG TGCACCTGGATGGACCATTCTACAAAGGCATCTTACTGGAGGCACGATATCCCAATGGAACCACTGCAGTTGGCACATGGCAAACAGCACCAGCCGATACGAAAACAATCAGG AGCGACTGTTGCTCAGAGCAGAGCAGTTTATTGGCTGAACTTGAGATCCGAAACAATTT ATGTTGGTTGTTCCGGATCTTTGATGAGCCTGTCTGGATTTGCTGTTGTTGCCATGTCCATGGTAGCAGGGTTAGCTGCATTCTGAGCAGCAACACTATAGTCTGCAAATTACATTTGGGTTTTTTCTTTACAAATGTATTCTGTTCTTCAAACTATTGCATAGTTTAA
- the LOC119977475 gene encoding putative defense protein isoform X1, translating into MEKPQLVLLVFGLLAAEWPPAAALPNGAPLGACGSMAPQHNNISPQPGPNPHSIQTQNLKPNVQVHLDGPFYKGILLEARYPNGTTAVGTWQTAPADTKTIRCFDRADSAVTHSNTNDKSNTTVYTWVPPPTSVNCTEKAVVFLATVAQSRAVYWLNLRSETIYVGCSGSLMSLSGFAVVAMSMVAGLAAF; encoded by the exons ATGGAGAAGCCGCAACTTGTCCTCCTTGTCTTCGGCCTGTTGGCTGCTGAGTGGCCGCCAGCCGCAGCCTTGCCCAACGGCGCTCCGCTCGGTGCCTGCGGCTCGATGGCTCCGCAACACAACAACATCTCCCCTCAGCCCGGACCAAACCCTCATTCCATCCAGACCCAGAACCTCAAGCCAAACGTCCAAG TGCACCTGGATGGACCATTCTACAAAGGCATCTTACTGGAGGCACGATATCCCAATGGAACCACTGCAGTTGGCACATGGCAAACAGCACCAGCCGATACGAAAACAATCAGG TGCTTCGACAGAGCTGATAGTGCAGTTACCCACTCAAACACAAACGATAAAAGCAACACCACCGTTTACACCTGGGTACCACCCCCAACTTCAGTGAATTGTACTGAGAAAGCGGTTGTTTTTCT AGCGACTGTTGCTCAGAGCAGAGCAGTTTATTGGCTGAACTTGAGATCCGAAACAATTT ATGTTGGTTGTTCCGGATCTTTGATGAGCCTGTCTGGATTTGCTGTTGTTGCCATGTCCATGGTAGCAGGGTTAGCTGCATTCTGA